DNA from Dokdonella koreensis DS-123:
CACGTCGTGCGCGACCCGGTCGAGGTGGCCGAATCGCTGGCACGGCGCGACGGCATGCCACGCCACCAGGCATTGGCACTGTGGGAGCGCTACACGGTGGAGGCCTTCAACGCCAGCCTCGGCCAGCCGCGCGTGCTGGTCGACTACGCCGCCCTCGTCGACACGCCGCTGGCGACCGCGCAGGCACTCCATCACGAGCTGGTCGCGCTCGGCGTCGCCGGCCTGGCGGCACCGCAGGCCGAGCGCGTGGCCGACTGGATCGAGCCGGGCCTGCGCCACGGCCGCTCGCATCCGGGCGCGCTCGACGTCTTGACGCCGGACCAGCGCGCGCTGCAGGCCGCCATCGCCGACGGCAGCATCCTGGCCGAGCGCACGGCACGCCCGCTTCCGACCGACCGCGACGGCCTCTCCACGCGCCGCGCCGGCTGACGATGGCGGCATCGCGCCTGCCGCTGCTGCTCGACGCCGACTGGGACGGCCATCGGCTGGTGCTGCGCTTCGCCGCCGATGCCGGCCTGCCGCCGGACCGGCGCGTCGCGCTGGACCTGGACGGCACCTATTTCACCGACCTGCCGATCGACGCGCGTGGCATCGCCGCGCTCGCGTTCCCGTTCGCGCCGGCCGGCCGGCGGCGGGTCGCCCTGCTGCCGCGGCTCACGCGCGACGGGCCGCCGCTGCTCCGGCAGCCGCTGACGCTGGTCCTGGCGACCACCGACGACGGCGCCCAGCTGCTGCCGCCGGGCGCCGATGCGATGGCACCGGCGGTCGCCGTCGTCGTGCCGGTCTACAACGCCGCCGACGACGTCGCGCGCTGCCTGGCCTCGGTGCTGCGCCACACCACCGGGCGGGCGCGGCTGATCGTCATCGACGACGCCAGCACCGACCCGGCGGTCGCGCCGCTGCTCGCGCGCTACGCCGGACTGGCGGGCGTCAGCGTGCTGCGCAATCCCGACAACCGCGGCTTCACCGCCACCGCCAATCGCGGCATCGAGGCGGCCGATGACGCGGACGTCGTGCTGCTCAATGCCGATACCGAGGTCGGGCCGCACTGGCTGACCGGCCTGCGCCGCGCGATCGCCAGCCGTCCCGACATCGCCAGCGCGACCGCCGTCTCGGACAACGCCGGGGCGTTCTCGGTCCCCGAGCTGGAATGCGAGAACGCGCTGCCGGCCGCATGGAGCTTCGAGCAGTCCGCGCGCGCGCTGTGGCAGGGTGCGGGGCTCGCCTACCCGATGCTGCCGACCGGCAACGGCTTCTGCCTGTACCTGCGCCGCGCCGCCCTCGATGCGGTCGGCCTGCTCGACGCACAGGCGTTCCCGCAGGGCTACGGCGAGGAGAACGACTGGTGCCAGCGCGCCGCGGCGGCCGGCTGGCATCACGCGGTCGCCGGCAACGTGCTGGTGCGCCATGCGCGCAGCCGCAGCTTCGGCCACGCGCGCCGCATCGCGCTGGGCCAGGCAGGCATGGCCGTGCTGCGGACGCGCTGGCCGCGCTACGAGGACGAGGTCGGCGCGACGCTGTTCTCCTACCCGCGGCGCGTGCTCGACTGGCGCGTGCGCCGCCTGTTCGCCGGCGCCACGGCGGCCAACGCCCCGCGGCCGCGCGTGCTGGGGCTTGCCGGAGCCGCGATGACGGATGCCGGCGCCGAGGCCTGGCACATCGAGCCGGTCGCGGCGGACGGCTGGCGGTTGCTGCGCAGCGACGCCGGCGGCGGCCGGACCGCAGTGGCCGAAGGCACCGGCCCTGCCGCGGACCTGCTGTGGGACTGGCTGCAGCGCCACGCGATCGAGCAGCTGGCAGCTGGCGGTGCGCCGTCCGCGCTGGCCGAGGCGGCCCGCGCCGCCGGTGCGCGGCTCGGCATCGACTGGTCGGACGATGGCCGCATCGCCGACAATCCGCGCTCCTTCGGAGACCCGCCGCATGCCTGACCCGGTAGCCCCGCTGCCCTACGCCCGCGCGCTCATCACCGGCATCGGCGGCCAGGACGGCGCCTTGCTGGCGCAGCACCTGCTGGCCGCAGGGGTCGCCGTGGACGGCACCTACCGGCCCGGCGGCGCGACACCGGCCTGGCGGCTGGCAGAGCTGCGCATCGGTGCCGATCCCGGCCTGCGCCTGCATGCGCTGGACCTCGGCGACGCCGCCGCCTGCCGCGAGCTGGTCGCCGCCGTGCGCCCGCAGGCGATCTTCCACCTGGCCGGCCAGTCGCGCGTGGCCGATTCGTTCACCGATCCACTGGCCAGCATCGCCGCCAACGGCGGCTCGACCCTGCACCTGCTCGAAGCGTTGCGCAACGAAGCGCGCGACGCGCATTTCGTGCTGGCCGCCAGCGCCGAGATCTTCGGCCGGCCACGGCAGGCGCCGCAGGACGAGACCACGCCGCCGGCGCCGGCAACGCCCTACGGCGTCTCCAAGCTGCTCGCGCACACGGCGGTCGGTGCATGGCGGGCCAGCTACGGCCTGCGCGCGAGCAGCGCGATCCTGTTCAACCACGAGTCCGAATGGCGCGACGAGGCCTTCGTCACGCGCAAGATCACACGCGCCGCCGCGCGCATCGCGCTCGGCCGCGAGGACGCGGTCGCGCTCGGCAACCTCGATGCCGAGCGCGACTTCGGCTATGCGCCCGAGTACGTCGCCGCCCTGGCGGCGATGGCCGCCCAGCCGCACGGCGACGACTTCGTGCTGGCGAGCGGCCGGGCCGCGCGCATCCGCGCGTTCGCCACGCTGGCCTTCGCCGCCGCCGGCATCGCGCTGACCTGGCGCGGCAGCGGCGCGGAGGAAGTCGCCGTCGACGCGGCCGGCCGCGTGCGCGTGACGGTCGACCCGGGCCTGCTGCGCCCGGTCGATGCGGCGTTGCTGCTCGGCGACGCGGCCAAGGCGCGCCGCGTGCTCGGCTTCGCACCGCAGGTGGACCTGGCGGAACTGGCCCGGCGCATGGTGACGGCCGACCTCGAGCGCGAGGGCCGCGCATGAAGGTGATCTTCAACGTCGATGCGATCACTGCGCCGCTGACCGGCATCGGCCGCTATGCGCTGGAGCTGGCACGCGGCCTGGCGCGCCACCGCGACATCGAGACGCTCAAGCTGTTCTCCGCCTACCACTGGGTCGACGATCCGGAGCACGCGCTGCGCGCCAACCGCACGATAGCGACCTTGCGCAAGCGGCTGCCGTTCAAGACCGCGGCGCTGGAGCTCTACACGCAGATGCGCGGCACGCTGTTCCGCGCGCATACGCGGCGCATGCGCGGCTTCCTGCTGCACACGCCCAACTACGTGCTGATGCCGTTCGACGGGCCGATGCTGACGACCGTGCACGACCTGTCGTGGATGAACTACCCCGAGACGCACCCGGTCGAGCGCGTGCGCTTCATGGACCGGCACCTGCCGCCGTCGCTCGAACGCGCGCGCTTCATCCTGACCGACTCGCAGTTCATCGCCGACGAAGCCGTCCAGCGCCTGGGCGTGCCGCGCACGAAGCTGCGCGTGATCCCGCTCGGCGTCGATCCGGTCTATCGCCCGCGGCGGCCCGACGAGCTCGCCACCGCGCTGGCGCGGCACCAGTTGGAAGCCGGCCGCTACCTGCTGGTGGTCGCCACGCTGGAGCCGCGCAAGAACCTGGTCCGCCTGGTGCGCGCCTATGCGCTGCTGCCGGCGGCGCTGCGCGCTGCGTATCCGCTGGTCATCGTCGGCGCGCGCGGCTGGCTCAACCGCGAGCTGGAGCGCGTGCTCGGCCCGCTCGAAGCCGCCGGCGTCGCGCGCCGGCTCGGCTACGTCGACGAAGCGGACCTGCCGCTGATCTATGCCGGTGCCGGCGCCTTCGCGTTCCCGTCGCTGTACGAAGGTTTCGGCCTGCCGGTGCTCGAGGCGCTCGCCAGCGGCGTGCCGGTGCTGACGTCGAACGTCTCCTCGATGCCGGAGGTCGCCGGCGACGCCGCGCTGACGATCGATCCGCTGGACGAGACCTCGATCCGCGACGGCCTGGTCCGTCTGCTGGAGGACGCACCGTGGCGCACGCATGCAGCGCAGGCGGGCGTCGAGCGCGCACGCGCCTTTCCGTGGTCGCGCTGCGTCGAGGAAACCATCGCGGTCTACCGCGAGGCCTTGGCCGACGGCTGACCGGCCTCGCGCGCGTCGGGTGTTCCTGCGTGCCGTACGGCGCCGCAAGGTGTTCGCTACGAGGCTGCCTGCAGCGAAGGCCGTCGGCATCCCGGCGTGCCCTGTAACGGGAACCGTGCCCGGCCTGACTCGGCGACGCTCGGGTCGATGAGAACCCCCGGCGATGCCTGCCGGACGCGCATGCGTTCTCCCGGATGCGCGAGGCCAGGCGCCGGATGGCGCCCGCGTCGGGATCCGACCCGGGTCCGGCCCGGGGCGTCCGGAAAGCGCAGGGATGCGGCCTGTTGACACTCAAATGAGAATCGTTATCATTCACGACACCTCTCGCAACAGGAACGGTTCCATGCTCACGACGTCCAGCCTCTCCACGGGATCGGCGCACGATGCCGCTCCGGTTCGCATCGCCACCGCCGACAGCCCACGCCCGCCGCGCGCCGAACAGCGCGCCCCGCGCATCGACAGCCAGCGCCTCCTCTCCGGTGGCCGTGAGCTGGTCATCGATCACGCCGGCCAGGAATACCGGCTGCGGCTGACCCGCAACGACAAGCTGATCCTCACCAAATAGGTTCGCCCGGCCCGCAGCGGCCGATGTCCCGGATCTGCGGCGGCGCTCCCCCGCGCGTCCGCATACGCTCCAACGTCGCCTAGCCAGCCGGAAACCGTCCCGCCATCCACGGTTGCCATGCCAGCCAGCGCTCCGTTCGGAACTCCCCGGCGTCGCCGGTCCGCGGCCGCGCGCGCCATGCCCCGCCCGGCGGGGCGGCGCTCGATTCGATCCGCCATCGACCGGCCGGACCCTTGGCCTCCAGGCAGGAAACACGCATGAGCGACGGCTACCCGCTTCACGATCCAGCGCTGTCGTGGGAGCCGGCCACGACCGGCTTCGACCCGTTGCCGGCCGCCAACGACGCACCCTCGCCGGTTCGCGACGACGACCTGGTCCGCCTGGCCGACTGGCTGCCACGCCTGGGGCCGGTGCTGTGGATCCATCGGGATCCGCGTCCGTCGCCGCACGAACGCGCCTGCATGACCGCGCGCGGCGTGATGCTGCTCGATCATCCTGCGTTGTCCGCGCTCGCGCGCAGCACCCAGGTCGTCGCCGGCTCCGCCGTGACGCCGCAGGGTCCGCGCGAATGGCTGGCCGTGCGTGACGTGCAAGGCCGTGCCCAGGCCAAGCTGTTCCTGCTGCCCGACACCGACTACCTCGCCTGGGATCGCCTGCTCGCCGATCTCGGCAACCGGACCGACGAGGAGCCGATCGGCAGCGGCAGCCGCTGGCAGGCACCGATCACCTACCTGCGCGGCGCACTGGCACGGCTGGGTACGCCGTGGCGCGCGAGCGTCCTGACGGTATCGGTCAACCGCCTGCCGTGGCTGCACGCGCTCGGCGCGCGGCCACCGGCGGCGATCTCGCCGCTGGGCCTGGCACTCGCCCGGCTGATCGCCACCGACGAACGCGCCGACTGGGCCGGTGCCCCGGTGTCCGTCTGATCGTGCATCGTCCGTCGCGCCCCGGCGGCCGCCCGGTCGCATCACGCCACCGCTCCCTGCGCCCCTTGCCGCCGGCGCAGGAGCGTCCTTTTTCGTTCCCCGAGGATTGAACATGCGCCTGCTCGCCATCGCCGCATCGGCCCTAGCCCTCACCGCCTGCGCCGGCACCGCCCCCAAGAAACCGGCCGGCGCGACGGCCGCCACGCTGCCCGCCGCACCGGCCGTCTACACGCGTCCCTGCGCCGGCCTGCCGCCCACCGCGCAGAACACCTTCGAATGCGACCGGCGCAGCATCCTGGCGATGGCCGGCGAGTTTCGCGTGCGCTTCACGTTCGACGAGACCGCTGCGCTCGCGCCGGGCTACCAGCCCAAGGCACCGCAACGCTCGGGCGGCACCGAGCTGGTCGAGGTCGTCAGCGACGACGGCGCCAGCATCGTGCTGCAGCACATCCTGGTCATG
Protein-coding regions in this window:
- a CDS encoding glycosyltransferase gives rise to the protein MAASRLPLLLDADWDGHRLVLRFAADAGLPPDRRVALDLDGTYFTDLPIDARGIAALAFPFAPAGRRRVALLPRLTRDGPPLLRQPLTLVLATTDDGAQLLPPGADAMAPAVAVVVPVYNAADDVARCLASVLRHTTGRARLIVIDDASTDPAVAPLLARYAGLAGVSVLRNPDNRGFTATANRGIEAADDADVVLLNADTEVGPHWLTGLRRAIASRPDIASATAVSDNAGAFSVPELECENALPAAWSFEQSARALWQGAGLAYPMLPTGNGFCLYLRRAALDAVGLLDAQAFPQGYGEENDWCQRAAAAGWHHAVAGNVLVRHARSRSFGHARRIALGQAGMAVLRTRWPRYEDEVGATLFSYPRRVLDWRVRRLFAGATAANAPRPRVLGLAGAAMTDAGAEAWHIEPVAADGWRLLRSDAGGGRTAVAEGTGPAADLLWDWLQRHAIEQLAAGGAPSALAEAARAAGARLGIDWSDDGRIADNPRSFGDPPHA
- a CDS encoding GDP-mannose 4,6-dehydratase — its product is MPDPVAPLPYARALITGIGGQDGALLAQHLLAAGVAVDGTYRPGGATPAWRLAELRIGADPGLRLHALDLGDAAACRELVAAVRPQAIFHLAGQSRVADSFTDPLASIAANGGSTLHLLEALRNEARDAHFVLAASAEIFGRPRQAPQDETTPPAPATPYGVSKLLAHTAVGAWRASYGLRASSAILFNHESEWRDEAFVTRKITRAAARIALGREDAVALGNLDAERDFGYAPEYVAALAAMAAQPHGDDFVLASGRAARIRAFATLAFAAAGIALTWRGSGAEEVAVDAAGRVRVTVDPGLLRPVDAALLLGDAAKARRVLGFAPQVDLAELARRMVTADLEREGRA
- a CDS encoding glycosyltransferase family 4 protein, with amino-acid sequence MKVIFNVDAITAPLTGIGRYALELARGLARHRDIETLKLFSAYHWVDDPEHALRANRTIATLRKRLPFKTAALELYTQMRGTLFRAHTRRMRGFLLHTPNYVLMPFDGPMLTTVHDLSWMNYPETHPVERVRFMDRHLPPSLERARFILTDSQFIADEAVQRLGVPRTKLRVIPLGVDPVYRPRRPDELATALARHQLEAGRYLLVVATLEPRKNLVRLVRAYALLPAALRAAYPLVIVGARGWLNRELERVLGPLEAAGVARRLGYVDEADLPLIYAGAGAFAFPSLYEGFGLPVLEALASGVPVLTSNVSSMPEVAGDAALTIDPLDETSIRDGLVRLLEDAPWRTHAAQAGVERARAFPWSRCVEETIAVYREALADG
- the hemP gene encoding hemin uptake protein HemP, with product MLTTSSLSTGSAHDAAPVRIATADSPRPPRAEQRAPRIDSQRLLSGGRELVIDHAGQEYRLRLTRNDKLILTK